The Eleutherodactylus coqui strain aEleCoq1 chromosome 6, aEleCoq1.hap1, whole genome shotgun sequence genome window below encodes:
- the KCNJ14 gene encoding ATP-sensitive inward rectifier potassium channel 14: MGSTTILPRGTLAMGVARAIRRFSAEIPNHLREEEESELTQGMRPTAYRNGKVHTRPVRQRSRFVQKDGHCNVEFINLSEKSQRYLTDLFTTCVDIRWRWMFLIFSFTFVVSWLIFGFSFWLIASMHGDLAPPPEPDSEEIPPSPCFLQVTSFMAAFLFSLETQTSIGYGFRSVTEECPLAVLTVVLQCIVGCIIDAFIIGAIMAKIAKPKKRNETLVFSDNAVIALRDGKLCLMWRVANLRKSHLVEAHVRAQLLQPRVTPEGEYLPLDHTDINVGFDNGTDRIFLVSPVTIVHEIDEDSPLYEIGREDLETANFEVVVILEGMVEATAMTTQCRSSYLPSEILWGCRFEPVLFEKRNHYEVDYLHFHRTYEVLNTPTCSAKELSERKYSEVSRSSFCYENEVALNCICDEEPPALVDTKPLNPEISLELDMLRVMDPLEEILLT; encoded by the exons ATGGGTAGCACCACCATCCTCCCTCGTGGTACCCTAGCCATGGGGGTAGCGCGTGCCATTCGTCGGTTCAGTGCAGAAATTCCCAACCATCTCCGTGAGGAAGAGGAATCAGAACTGACTCAGGGTATGAGGCCGACTGCCTACCGTAATGGAAAAGTACACACTAGGCCTGTCCGTCAGCGCAGCCGCTTTGTACAGAAAGATGGCCATTGCAATGTAGAGTTTATCAATCTCAGTGAGAAGAGCCAACGTTACCTGACTGACCTTTTTACCACATGTGTAGACATTCGCTGGAGGTGGATGTTTCTCATATTTTCCTTTACTTTTGTAGTTTCCTGGCTTATTTTTGGTTTCTCTTTTTGGCTTATTGCCTCAATGCATGGGGACTTGGCTCCACCACCTGAACCTGACTCAGAGGAGATCCCTCCCTCCCCGTGCTTTTTACAAGTCACCAGCTTTATGGCAGCCTTCCTTTTTTCCTTAGAAACTCAAACTTCCATTGGCTATGGATTTCGAAGTGTTACAGAGGAATGCCCTTTGGCAGTATTGACAGTGgtactgcagtgcattgtgggatgcATTATTGATGCCTTCATTATTGGAGCCATCATGGCAAAAATTGCCAAACCTAAAAAGAGAAATGAAACTCTTGTGTTCTCAGACAATGCAGTAATTGCTCTAAGAGATGGAAAATTGTGTCTCATGTGGAGAGTTGCAAATCTTCGGAAAAGCCATTTAGTAGAAGCACATGTACGAGCACAGCTCCTGCAG CCTAGAGTCACCCCAGAAGGAGAATACCTTCCACTGGACCATACAGATATCAATGTTGGATTTGACAATGGTACAGACAGAATATTCTTGGTATCTCCGGTTACCATTGTTCATGAGATTGATGAAGATAGTCCTTTGTATGAGATTGGCAGAGAAGACCTGGAAACAGCTAACTTTGAGGTAGTAGTCATCCTAGAAGGCATGGTAGAGGCTACAGCCATGACTACACAATGTCGTAGTTCCTATCTGCCCTCTGAGATTTTATGGGGTTGCAGGTTTGAACCAGTCCTTTTTGAGAAACGCAATCACTATGAAGTGGACTACCTTCACTTTCATCGTACGTATGAAGTCCTAAATACACCTACATGCAGCGCCAAGGAGCTTTCTGAAAGGAAATATTCAGAGGTGTCTCGTAGTTCATTCTGCTATGAGAATGAAGTGGCCCTTAACTGCATCTGTGATGAGGAGCCACCTGCCCTTGTGGACACTAAACCATTGAATCCAGAGATTTCACTGGAGTTAGACATGCTTAGGGTTATGGATCCCTTGGAAGAAATATTACTAACATGA